The Polyangium aurulentum genomic interval GCACGCGCATGCTCGCAGCGAGAGCCGCCCCTTTTCAAGAGCCAAGACGCCCTGGAATTTGACAGCCTCGCGGTGAAAGGGCCGATGCTCACCTGGAGGGCTTCGCGAGGGCCCTGATCGTGCTCATCCGGTAGACGCGATACGGGGGCTTGCGCATGTCCTTGCCGTCATTGAAGCGGGGCATGAGGTGGATCTGCGAGGTCGTGAAATACATCTCGCCGCCCGGCGCGATCGCGATGCTGTCGGGCCATTCGTACTCCGGCGATTGCGCGAAGATCTCGAGCTTGCCGTCCGGGCGCAGCACCTTGATCGCGCTCTCCTGGAGCGCGGTCAGGTACAGGTTGCCATCCACGTCGAACTCGATTCCGTCGGCCGGCTGCGTGGTCGCCACCCGCTCGATCTTGGCGCCCAGCGCGTCGGGGGCGAGCTTTTCGTCGAGCAGCGCGCCGAGGGGGACGCGGTAGAGCGTCTTGCCGGTGAGGGCCTGGAAGTAGAGGTGCTCGCGCTTCGGATCGATGGCGATGCCGTCGGAGTTGATCGGGGGCGTCTTGCCGTCGGCGCGCCAGGGTTTGCCCCCGATGGTCGCCTCGATCCCCGCCTCGGCCTTGGTCTGCGGGGCCTTGTCGAGCAGCCGGCGCGCTTTGCCCGTCGTGAGATTGAGGACGACGATCGCGCCCTGCCCCGAGTCGGTCATGAATGCGTGGCCATTCGCGATGCGCACGTCATTGAGGTAGCTGCCCTGGGGGGCGGCCTTGTCGTCGAACGCGTAGACGCTCTCGACCTTGTCCGTCGCGAGGCTCACCCGCAAGAGCTTCGGCCCCCCGCGGACCGGGCCCTGGAATGCGGGCGCCGCGGGCCTCGCGCTCGCGGCCGCGGGATGCGACATTGTCCTCGCCAAACGAGAAGACCAACGGGCGCGTGACCCTCGTGCGGGTGAAGCACGGCGGGCATTACGACGCCGTGATCGGCGAGGGGTCCCCCCTGGAATCGCGCCGCTCGCGTCCATCCCTCGAGGCGCCGCCTGCGGGGCGAGGACGGCGCAGCTTGGCGCAACCGACGCCCCGGGAGCTGGACGGCGAGGACAGACCTCGGCGATCGGGGTCGGGGCTGCCCTTCTTCCGGGGTGTAGCTGGGGCCTTACGTGCGGGGAACGCGGTGCGTTTCATTTGTGCTACAAGCATCGGCCGCTGGTTTTTCCGATTGACGCCAACGCGCGATGAGGGGTAGGGCGTGGGTATGCAAACACTTCTTCGGGCATTGGGGACCTCCTCACTTGCTCTACTTCTCGCCGTCGCTGGTTGCAGCGATGACGGTCCTTCCACAACAGGCTCTGGCGGCGCGGGCGGCGAGGGCGGCAGGGAAGCTGCCTCCTCGACCGGAAACGCGAACGGCGGAGGCGGCACCGGCGGCACCAACGTCGGCGGCGCGGGCGGCGCGGGCGGCACCGGCGGCGTGAACGTCGGCGGCGCGGGCGGCACCGGCGGCACCGGCGGCTCGAACGTCGGCGGCGCGGGCGGCGCGGGCGGCACCGGCGGCGTGAACGTCGGCGGCGCGGGCGGCGCGGGCGGCACCGGCGGCGTGAACGTCGGCGGCGCGGGCGGCGCGGGCGGCACCGGCGGCTCGAACGTGGGCGGCGGTGGCGGCGCGGGCGGCGGAATGACCGACACGTGTACCGGCGCCATGGCCGACGGCATGTGCGAGATGAGCGAGCCCTGCTCCTGCGTGGACTGCGCCATGGATCCCAAGTGCGCCGCGCCGAACTGCAACGGCGGCGTCGCCGACCTGGTATGCAGCCCCGGCGAGAGCTGCAAGTGCGTCGACTGCATCGACGCTCCGGCCTGCCAGCCGGCGACCTGCGACCTCGACGGCACGTGCACCACGGCCGACGACTGCGTCTGCGACGAGTGCGATGCCGACCCGTACTGCTCGGACCCGATGAACTGCGCGAACGACGGCGTCTGCGACCCGTTCAACGAGGGCTGCGTCTGCGCCGACTGCGCCTCGCACCCCAATTGCGGCTCGACCTGCGCCGGCGGTATGCCCAACGGCACCTGCGACGCGATGGAGGACTGCACCTGCGCCGACTGCGTCCCGACGCCCACCTGCTCGCCCTTCCCGACGTGCAAGGGCGGCAACGTGAACAACGTCTGCGACCCGAACGAGCCCTGCGACTGCCCCGACTGCACGATGACGGCCCAGTGCGGCCCGAACCCGACCTGCACCGGCGGCGTGGCGGACGGCACCTGCGACGCGACCGAGGGCTGCACCTGCGCTGATTGCACGGGCACGCCGACCTGCCCGCCCGACGCGGACTGCGCCGGCGGCGTCACCGACGGCGTCTGCGCCATGGGCGAGCCCTGCACCTGCAACGACTGCGCGACCGGCAGCGGCTGCACCGCGACCTGCGTCAACGACGGCACGTGCACCACGGCCGACGACTGCGTCTGCGCGGAGTGCTCGTCGGACTCGTACTGCTCGAACCCGGCGAACTGCACGGCCGACGGCGTGTGCAATCCCTTCCTCGAGGGCTGCATCTGCGCCGACTGCGCCACGCACCCCGCCTGCGGCCCGGATCCCGCCTGCCTGGGCGGCAAGGCCGACATGGTCTGCGACCCGAGCGAGAACTGCGCCTGCTCCGACTGCACCGGCACGCCCGCCTGCGCCCCCGATCCCGCCTGCACCGGCGGCGCCCCGAACGGCGCTTGCCAGGCCGGCGAGTCGTGCGTGTGCGCCGACTGCAAGACCACCGTGGGCTGCCAGGCGACCTGCGACGGCGACGGCACCTGCACCACGGCCGACGACTGCGTCTGCGACGAGTGCGACAACGACGCGTACTGCGGCGACCCGATGAACTGCACGAACAACGGCGTCTGCGATCCGTTCAACGAGGGCTGCGTGTGCGCCGATTGCGCCACGAACCCCGCCTGCCAGCCCTGATCCCACCTCGCTGACCCGAGCCGCGGGGCAATCCCCTGCCCCGCGGCTCCCTTCCCCTCCTCTCCAGGACCCCTCTTCCTTCCCGCCCGGGGCCGGCTCACCTCGGCAATGCGATGATCTGCCCGTCGTTGGCGAGCGCGTAGAGGCGCTCGGCGTCGGCGGCGTAAGCGGCGAACGTCCCCTGCTCCGTCTCCAGCTCTGCAATCGGCCGCGGCGAGCAGGAGGCGATGTAGAGCGATTCGATCACCGTGGCGTTGCCGCGCGCCCAGTACACGCCCTCCGCGGTGGTGAGGATGGGCCCGATGCCGTCGGGATCGATTGTCATCGGATTGCCCCCGCCGTCCTTCGCGACGTGCTTGATTCCGGGCGCCTGGGAGGAAATGTCGCTGAAGTACACGAATTGCTCGTCGACGGCGATCCGCGCATCGATGGCGCCCGACAGCTTCACGACCTCTTCCACGCTCGCGGCGCCGGGCTTGCAGCGCACGATCACGCTGGTCGCGTCGGGGAATTCGGGGCCCATGCCGAGGGCGTAAATCGTCCCGTCCGCGTCGGGGACGATGCTCGAGATGCCGGCGACGTCGCCGAGGGCGCAGAGCGGCTCGGGCGCGCCGCCCGCGATCGCCTGGGAGACGAGGCGCTTGTTGTCCCAGTCGAGCCAGTAGAGCTTCGATTGCGCCGCGTCGATCCCCAGCACCATGGCGCCATTGGCGACCTGGGCAACGACGGACGAGGGCCCACCGGCGAGCGGAATGCGCCGCAGGTTCCAGTCGGTGCCCACGTAAAACGCCTCGGTCTTGGAGACGACGAAGGGCACGTCCGCCGAGAGGGTCGGGTCCTTGGCGACCACCTTTGCGTCGCTGCCGTCGATGGGCACGGCGTGCAGGGCTCCGTCGCCCAGCGCATAGAGGTGATTCCCCTCGAGCACGAGGCTCTGACGGAACCCGTTCGCCGCCTCGGGGAGGTCCGCGAGCACGGCCGGCGCGCCCTCGGGCAGCGGGACGCAGAGCGGCTCGCCGCCGCCGCCTTGCCCGCCAACGCCGCCCCCTCCACCTGCGCCGCCCCCTCCACCTGCGCCGCCCTGGCCCTCGGGCGGCTGCTGGGGATCGACGCTGCCTCCACAAGCGACGAGCGCGGACGAGGCGAGGACGGCGCAGAGGGCCGGCCCGAGGAGCATTTTCGTGACGCTGGAGATGGTTTTTCCGGAAAAGACAATCGCGTGCATGAGGGAAAGCCTCCGAAGTGAAGAGACGCTCGGCCCTCAGCAGAGAATGTGCCAGCCCGGATTCGCGGCATCCGCGCGCGCGTGCGTGCGTCTGGGCACGAAGACGTGAATCGAGTCGCGCAGGTGCTGCGCAACCTGCGCAGGCTCGACGCGTGGAGGGTGTTTGGTGGGGGGCGAGACGGAGCTATCGTCCTAGAGCCGCAGGGGGATCTGCCGGCGGGGGGTCTTGCTTGTCGCGCTCGAGCCTGCGCGACTGGAGCGACGGCGCGAGGTCTTCGTAGGCCTCGCCGTGGAAGTAATGGACGACCTTGCGCAGCTCGGAATGGCGTTGCACGAGGAGGGTCGCGAGCCGGTTGCGGGCATCGACGGACGCGGGGGGCGGCCCGGCCTTTTCCGGGGGCGCGTTGCCCGGCCGCATGGTCGCGAGCAGCCACGACCCGACGGATGCGGCCTTCTCGACATCTGCGTCGCCGACGGCGTGCTTGCCCGCGATCGCGGCTTCGTGCTTGCGGTACAGATCGGCGAGCGCGACGCAATCCTCGGCGATATCGCGATTGCCTTTGCCGGCCGCGATGGCGTCGACCTCGTGATCGGGGACGAGGCCGGTCGCGGCGAGCCCGCGTGCGACGGAGAGGAGCGCGCGGCGGATCTTGCGCGCCTCGGCGAGGTTACGGCTGATGCTCTTCTCGCTGGGCGCAGCCTGCTCGGCGCGCAGGGCAGCGAATTTGACGGCGATGGCGAGCTCGGGGAGCGCGAGCAGGGCCCCGAGGTCGACCTTGGGCAGATGCGCGACGATGTCGGCCTTCTTCGCGAGGATGGCCGGGAGCGCGGTCTGCACGTTGATGACGGCGAGATCGGGGTCGAGGCGGTAGGGGATCAGCGCCTGCGGTGCGAGGGCCTGGGCCTCGGGCAGGAACTTGTCGTAGGCCTTCTGAGCGTCGATCGAGATGGTCATGGCGTTGCCTCTCTACGTATGGAGGGTGTCCTCCCCGTTCCTCGCGGAATGGGGACCTTTTGGAAGGATCCTCCGACGGCGGCGGGGCTGGAATTGTTCAGCCGAGGGAGAGGCCGAGCAGGAATCCGGCTGATGGGGATCAGAGCGGAGGGACTTTCGACCCTCGGTCCAGGCGGATGGGGATCAGACGGGAGGGACCGTCGACCGAGGGATCGTCGGATGGGGATCAGACGAGGGGGACGCTCGACCGTCGGTTCGGCTGAGAGGGATCAGACGCGGAGGACGGTTCGCTGAGGGTCCGGGCTGATGGGGATCAGACTGAAGGCTCGTCGCCAGCGGCCACGGTGTGACACCGAGGCAGCGGGGACGCCTCGGGGAGATCGCGCGGCCGCTATCGTGGGCGCCTACACGCATCCCCAAAAGCGCCCAAAGCGCCAACGCGAGGTGACTTCAAGACCCGCCTCCCATTGACCCCCTCCCCCCCGCTCGCCTACCCTCCCCGCATGGGCTTCACGGAGCGCCGCGGCCGCCACCCCGAGACTCCTTTCCGGCGCCTCGAGAACCCGAAGAAGAAGCCCCTCCAGCTCTTCGCCTTCGGAAACGTCGCGGTCGGGTTCATCGCCGTCGGTAACGTCGCGGTCGGCGTCGTGGCGGTCGGCCTCTCCGTGGCCGTCGGGCCCATCGCCATCGGCATCAATTCGCTGGGCGTCCTGCTCGCGCTCGGCGTCAATGGCGCGGCCACCATCACCCTCGCCGCCGTCAATGGCCTCGGCCTCGTCAGCTTCACCGGCGTCAATTCGATCGGCACCTTCGCGGCGGGCTTCGTCAATACCTTCGAGTCCGTCCTCGTCGCCCCCGTCCTCCTCGTCTTTCAGCTCGTCCTCGCCTTCGCCCTCCGCGGCGGATCGCGCGAGCCCGACGCGCCCGCATTGCCGCCCACCGCGCGCCTCGCCGATCTCGTCTCCGGCGCCGCCGAGAGCGGGCCCGTTCGCGCCAGGATCCGGCACAGCGGCCCCCAGGAGATCCGCGTCGCCGACGACGACGACAACGATACCTTCGCCTCGCTCGCGCTCGCAGGCCCCGCGCACGCGGACCTCGCGGAGCTGCCTTCCCGCGCGGTCGATGGATATGCCCCCGTCCTCGTCGAGGTCCGGGCCGCGACCGATCTGTTGCCCCCGAGCTCCAGCGACGATTATCGCAGCGCGCCCCAGAAAAGCCGGAAGCTCTGGGCCGAGCGCGTCCTCGCCATCCCCGAGCCCCCGCCCTTCTGGGAGCACCCCGACACCTTGCGCAACGTCACGCGCCTCTCGCTCGTGATTGGCGCCGTCACGAGCGCCATCGGGCTCGCGACGCGCATCGCCCTCGGCTGAAGGCCCGGCGGCTCATTTCGAACAGGGCTCGCGCAAGATCGACAGGAAGCTCTTGCCCTTCGCGTCGCCCTCGGGCGCGACGAGCACCGCGCCCCAGCCCGGCGCGGCCATCGCGTGCGCCGAATAGCCCCCGCGCCCAGGGCCGCGCGCGTCGTCGAGCAGCACCTCGGCCGGCTCCGCGCTGGCGGTGTCGCCGGGGCTCACGAAGGCGGCCTCGGCCGTCGTGAACCATTCTTGCTTGCCGCCCTCGTCGTCGGTCCCGGTCGTGTAGACCGCCGCGACCACGCCCTCTTCCACGGCCGCGACCGTCAATGCAGAGCCCCCGACCGGCACCGTGGTCACGCGCTCGACCGCGCGCCCATCCTCGCGCAAACCGCCGATGCGCCAGCCCACCCGCGCCGCTTGCCACGCGAGCAGCACGCCTTCGTGCGTCGGGAATGCTTTCGGATCCTGCAAATCCGCCTCCACCCCGCCCAGCGCATAGGCCGGGCCCGTGGGCTTTCCGCTCGCGTCGAGCATGCACGCGCGCATTCCCTTCACGCCGAACGCCGACCAGGCCACCAGCGTCCCCGCGCCCGTCTCGGCGGTCGTCCATTCGGCCACGGGCTCGGGACCGAGCTCCTCGTGCTCCTCGCGCCCCTGACGATCGAAGCGGCGCACGATCATGCGGCGATTCGGGCCGTCCCCCTCGGCCGCCACCGCAAAACAGCCCTTCGCCTCGCAATGCAGCGCCGGGCGATCGGACGGCGCACCGTCGGACCGGACGCGCGCGCCGAGGGCCTGGGCCGCGCCGAGATCCCAGGGCAAGAGGCTCCGCTTCTCCGACAGGAAGAACAGCGCCCGATCGCCCGCCACCGCGAATGCGCTCGGGCCCTCCGGCGGCAGCGGCTCGAGCGACGCGAAGGGGCCAGGCTGCGGCCGCTCCGAGCTGGCCACGTCGAGGAACATCCAGGCCGGATCCTCCGACGGCAAGCTCGCGTTCGAGCGCATCACCCACAAGAGGTTCGCACGCGCGTGCACGGCCACCGCGGCCCCCTGGTACTCGTCCGGCAGCGGCACGGATTCGAGGCGGCCGCCCACGAGGCGCACGAGCACGCGCTTGTGGCCCTGCGTCGCGAGCGCCCACGTGCGATCCCCCGCGAGGCCCGACCAGGCGACGTCGCGCACCTCGACCGGCACGCGCCGCGGCGGCGTCACAGGGCATGACGCGACGCTCGGCCCGAGGGACACGGGCGCGAAGGGCGGCGCAGGGGTCGCCTTGGGCAGAGCGCAGCCCGAAGAGAGCGCTGCCAGCGCGAGGAACGAACAGATGCGCTTCATGCCCGCCGCCCCCGCGCCGCCGCGATGCGCCCGCGCGCCCTCGCCTCGGCCACCTCCACCGTCGTCCGGCCGCCCCGCGCGGCCTCCTCCAGCACCTCGCGCGCCGTGTCCCCGAGCCGGTCGATGAGCTCGGTACGGTCGGCCAAACCCATCACCGACCTGCCAATGCCGTCGATCACCGCCCCCGCCGAGGCGACCGGATCGGGCACGTGCAGAATGCCCCGCGCCGAAAGCACGCGGGCGGCCTCCATCGATGCGAGCGCGTTGTTCGCCGCTCCGCACACCGCCCACGCGCGCATCGACATCGCCACCTCGGTCGTGATCACCCCGCCGCCCGCGCAGGGGGCGACGATATCGACGTCGGCGCCTAGGATCTCCCCCGGATCCATCACCCGCGTGCCCGGGATGTCCGCGGCGACCGCCCACGCGCGGGCCGCGTCGATGTCGGCCAGCGTGACGATCATCCCCGCCTCGGCGAACGCGCGCGCGGCCCGCGCCCCGATCGCCCCGGCGCCTTGCACGGCGACGTGCAGGCCCGCCACGCTCTCGCCCCGCACCGCGGCGCACGCCTCGACGCACCGCAAGAGCCCGCGCGCCACCGCCCCCGCGAGCCCCCGCTCGTCGGTGTGCACGAACCGCGACGCCCGCGCCATCGCCTCCAGATCGGCCGCGGTCGTCCCGAGATCGCCGGCCGTGCGGAAGACGCCTCGCAGCGCCTCGATCGCCTCCCCGAGCCGCTCGAACGCCCGCGCCCTGTCGATCCACGCGTCCGGCGCGAGCACCACCGCCTTGCCCCCGCCCGCGTCGAGCCCCGCGAGCGCGCACTTGAGGGTCATCGCCCGAGCGAGCCCGAGCGCATCCGCGAGCCCCTCGGCCGCGGAGGGGTAACGCATCGTGCGCACGCCGCCGGCCGCGGGGCCCAGGGTGGTGTCGTCGAGCGCGATGAACGCGCGCAGCCCCGAGGCCGCGTCCGCCACCGTGACGCAGAGGGCGCCCCCGGCCCCCTCGAGCGTCTGGAAGACCTGCTCCATGAACGACCGATGCCTTGAAGCGCGCGCAGAAGCAAGGCCCTTGCCAGCCCGACGCCGCGTTTGTCGCCGCACAGCCCGCGCTCCCATACGGGGACGAACCCTCTCAGAGCAAGCTTCAGGCCCAGTGCAATGGCTTTTTCCGGCCGCATGGTCCCGGTTCCGGTGATACGCTGAGAATCCATGGTGGGGCGTGCGAAGGTGGTCGAGGGCGATCTCGTCGCGGGACGATATCGTGTCGAGGGGATGCTCGGGCGCGGGAGCATGGCGACCGTCTTCCGCGCCACGCACCTCGGGACGGGCCAGGCGTGCGCTTTGAAGCTCGTGCATTCGCACCTCGCCACGCGCAAGGAGTTCCTCGACCTGTTCCTCAAGGAGGCGCGCGTCGGGGCGCGGATCGGCCGCAATCCGCACATCGTCGACGTCTTCGACGCGGGCGTCGACGAGACGCGCATCATCCCCTTCATGGCCATGGAGCTGCTCCAGGGCGAGACGCTCGACCGGCACCTTCGAAGCCACGGCGCGCTGCCCCCGGGCCTCGTGCGCACCCTCTTCGTCCAGCTCGCCGACGCGCTCGACCAGGCGCACGAGGCGGGCGTCATCCACCGCGACCTCAAGCCCTCGAACCTCTTCCTCACGCGCGACCGCAAGGGCCAGCCCCACCTCAAGGTCGTCGACTTCGGCATCGCCAAGGTGCTCGACGAGGCCGGCCAGCGCACCGCCACCGAGGTCGGCTCCCCCGCGTACGCCGCCCCCGAGCAGCTCGGGCCCAACGTGCGCGAGATGGCCCTCGAGCGCGGCATCACCCTCGCCTCGACCGTCTCCCCCGCGACGGACATCTGGGCGCTCGGCCTCGTCGCCTACGAGCTTCTCACCGGCACGCAGCCCGGGCAGCTCTGGGAGACCCGCGACCGCCGCAAGAACATCCTCGAGATCGTGATGGCCGTCGCCTTCGAGGACCCGCCCCCGCCCTCGCTGCGCGCAGGCCCCGCGGCGCGCCACCTCCCCGGCGGCTTCGACGCCTGGCTCGCGCGGTGCCTGCGCAAGAACCCCGCCGAGCGCTGGCCGAGCGCGGGCGCCGCCATCGAGCAGCTCCTCGCGCTCCTCGGCGACGGCGAGGCGCCCGTCCTGTCGATGCGCCGGCGGGGCAAGGGCGGCACGGAGGTCATGCTCCCGCCCGAGTCCATCGTCCCCCCGGTCTCGGTCATCCCGGGCCTGGACACCCCGCTCCCGGGGAACCCGGGCTCGATCCTCCCCGGCTCGGTCCTCCCGGGCTCGGTCCTCCCCGGCTCGGTCGTCCCGGGCTCGGCCGTCCCGGGCTCGGGCACCCTGGTCTCGCCCTCCGCGAACGCCGGCGCCTACGGGCACGCGACGCTGCCCGACGCCGACCGTCCGACCCCGATCCTGCCGCCGATGGCGCTCGACGCCCTCGAGACCGACAGGCGGTCCCCCGTCGAGGTGCTCGCGTCGCCGAGCCGCGCGGCGTCGACCCTGGTTCGAGGCGCCCTCGACACGAACGACCCTCTCCCGCTCCCGCCGCCGCCTCGCCGCGCCGCGTGGCTCCTCGCGGCCACCGCCACGGGTGCCCTCACCCTGGGCCTCGTGCTGTCGCTCGCGATCCTGACCCGCAAGGGCCGGCTCTCGGTCGTGGTGCAAGGGCCGGGAGGCGCCACCCTCGAGACGGCCCAGGTCCTCGTCGACGGCAAGAAGCGCTGCGAGCTGTCGCCGTGCGTCGTGACGGACCTCGATCCGGGCACGGCGACCGTGGAGGTGATCGCGGGCGGCACCACCATCGGGCCCATCCAGGGCACCGTGAAGCGAGGCGAGGAGACGACGGTCATGGTCTCCGTCAGCCGCACGATCACGAACGGAAACTGACGCCGCGCCCCAGCTCGTTCGCGTCTCCTGGCGCACCCTTCGCATGCGCGTCGGGCGTGATCACGAACGAACTGTGTTTCATCGAAGAGGTCGCGCGCCGCGTGGGGTTCTCCGGTCCCGAGGAGGCGCGCAACGCCACCCTTGCCGTGCTCGCCGCGCTCGGCGAGCGCCTCGTCCCCGACGAGCGCCGCGCCGTGGCCCTCGCCCTGCCCGAGCCGCTCGCTGCGCCGCTCCTCGGGGCCCAGACCTCGGCCGAGTTCGACGCCGACGAGCTGTACCGCCGCGTCGCCGACCGCGAGGGGACGCCCATCGGCTTTGCCGTCGAGCACACCCAGGCGGTCCTCGAGACCCTCGGCGCCACCCTGCCCCTCGCCACGCGCGTGCGGCTCGAGCGGCACCTCGGCCCTGGCCTCGCGACGCTCTTCGTCCCCCGGGCCAACCCGCCCCCGCCGCCCACCCACGTGCACGTGCCCCCGCCCGACGAGCCCGGCGAAGGCACGACGCTCTCGTCGGGACGCATGGGCAGCTACAGCCCGATCAGTGAGGCCAAGCGCTAGCCTCGGCGCCTTTCCAGCCCTCGCCGTGCACCCCGCCCCAAAATGTGGCCGGGGAGCGCAGAGCTTCGTCCGCCAGCCAAAATCGTGTACCGTCTCCCACCGTACGCACGGCCGGCACCTCGGTCGGGCGTCTCTGCGCGCAAAAGGGAGTGGGCATGCAGCCTGGCCAGCACATCACGTCGACCCTGCGGCTCGTGCGCCTGATCGGCAAGGGCGGCATGGGGAGCGTGTGGGTCGCCGATCACCTCGCGCTCGCGACGCAGGTGGCGGTCAAGTTCATGTCGTCGTCGTTCGTCGAGAACCAGGCGCTCGTGCAGCGCTTCCGCACCGAGGCCATGGCCGCGGCGCAGATCAAGAGCCCGCACGTCGCGCAGGTCTTCGATCACGGCATCATGAGCGACGGCACGCCGTACATCGTGATGGAGCTGCTCGAGGGCGAGGACCTCAAGCGCCGCATCCGCCGCGAAGGCCCGCTCCCCCTGCGCGACGTGTCGCAGATCATCGCGCAGGCGTGCAAGGCGCTCGGCCGCGCGCACCAGCTCGGGATCGTCCACCGCGACATCAAGCCCGACAACATCTTCCTCTGCAACATGGACGGCGAGACGTTCGTGAAGCTGCTCGACTTCGGCATCGCCAAGCTCGGCCCGGACAACGCGCTCGGCGCGACGACCACGGGCTCGATGATGGGCACGCCGCTGTACATGAGCCCCGAGCAGCTCCTCAGCGCCAAGCGCGTCGACTTCCGCTCCGATCTGTGGTCGCTCGGCGTCGTCGCCTACCACGCGGTCACCGGGCGCGTGCCGTTCAACGGCGAGACCGTGGGCTCCTTGTCGGTCGCGGTCCACACGGGCTCGTTCGTGCTCCCGAGCGCGGTCCGGCAGGGCGTGCCCCCCTCGCTCGACGCGTGGTTCTTGCGCGCGCTCAGGCGCGATCAGAACGAGCGCTTCGGCTCGGCCAGGGAGCTCGCGGAGGCGCTCGACGCGGCCGTCAACGGCGGGGCCCAGAGCGCGATGCGCCCGTACCAGGACAGCGCCATGTTCCGGCAGGCGCAGCTCATGCCCCCGCCCTCGGGGCCGATCTCGGTGGGCTCGGGCGCCCCGGGGCACACGCCGCCGATCGGCGGCTCGTCGCCCGGGATGCAGGGTCCGACCCTCGTGGGCACCGCCACGACCGCGGCGCGAACCACCTCGGGCAAGCCCACGCTGCTCATCGGCGCGGTGGCGGGCGTGCTCGTTCTGGGCGCCGTCGGCGCCGTGGCGATCGTGAGCGCGGGCAACAAGGGGACCGACGCGCCGCAAGCGCCGGCCGCAGCCGCTCACGCGCCCGAGACCCCGCCGACGCCCACGCCCGCATCGACGCCCGCGCCCGCGTCGACGCCGGTCGTCGCCCCTGTCTCGGCGGCGCCCACGAGCTCCGCCGTGGCCGCGCTCGCGACCACCACGCCCGCCGCGCCGAACGCCGCGAGCACGGCGACGAGCAACAAACCGAAGGCCGGACCGCCGCCGGCGCAGACGACGGCGAAGCCTGCCTCCACGACGAAGAAGAAGTCCGACGACATCGGCTTCTGAGAGATCCCATGCAACCCAGGCGAACTCGACACGGTGTCTCCGCGTTGCTCGTCGCGGTCGGGCTCTGCCTCGCGGCGCCTGCGCTCGGCCAGCCCCCCCAGCCTTCCGCGGCCGCCAAGAGCACGGCGCGCACGCTCCTGGTCGACGGGCGCGCCAAGTACGCCTCCGGGGACTACCCGGGCGCGCTGAAGGCCTTCCAGGGGGCGCACGCGATCATGGGCGTGCCGACGACCGGCCTCGATCTCGCCCGCACCCAGGCGCAGCTCGGGCAGCTCACCGAGGCGCGCGAGATGGCGGCCGAGGTCATGCGCTTCGACAGCGCGGGCAACCAGGCCTTCGTCAACGCGCAGCAGGAGGCGGCGGCGCTCGCGCAGGAGCTCGACGCGCGCATCCCGTCGGTCGTGCTCAACGTGAGCGGCGTGCCCGCCGGGGCCGCGCTCGAGGTGACGATGGACGGCGAGCGCGTCCCGCCCGCGGTGCTGAGCTTGCCGCGCAAGGTGAACCCCGGCGAGCACACGGTCCTCGCCAAGGCGAGCGGCTTCGCCGACGCGCAGCGCACCGTGAACGTCGGCGAGAAAGAGACCAAGTACATCGACATCACGCTCGCGCGGGTCGGCTCGGCGAGCGCCGACGTCGTCGAGCCCTACGGCTCCGCGGACACGGGCGGCGGCGGCGGCGTCCCCACGTGGGCGTGGGTGGTGGGCGGCGTGGGCGTGGCCTCGGCCGCGGCGAGCGTCGGGTTCGGCATCCACTTCGCCAACGTGCGGGGCGACATCGATGAACGGTGCCCGAACCAGACGTGCCCGCCGAACACCGACACGGCCGCTCTGCTCGCTAGCTGGAACCGATCGCTCGCGCTCACCGTCGTGTTCGCGACGGTCGGCGCGGCCGGGCTCGGCGCGGCGACGTACGGGATCGTGACGGCGAAGCCGAAGGCGCAGGCCTCGGCGATGGTGACGCCGTGGATCGGTCCGGGCGGCGGCGGCGTGTTGGCGGTCGGCAGGTTCTGAGCGACCCTCTCGCTGCGCGACCGCGGGCGCCCGGCCT includes:
- a CDS encoding PEGA domain-containing protein gives rise to the protein MQPRRTRHGVSALLVAVGLCLAAPALGQPPQPSAAAKSTARTLLVDGRAKYASGDYPGALKAFQGAHAIMGVPTTGLDLARTQAQLGQLTEAREMAAEVMRFDSAGNQAFVNAQQEAAALAQELDARIPSVVLNVSGVPAGAALEVTMDGERVPPAVLSLPRKVNPGEHTVLAKASGFADAQRTVNVGEKETKYIDITLARVGSASADVVEPYGSADTGGGGGVPTWAWVVGGVGVASAAASVGFGIHFANVRGDIDERCPNQTCPPNTDTAALLASWNRSLALTVVFATVGAAGLGAATYGIVTAKPKAQASAMVTPWIGPGGGGVLAVGRF